The segment GCCTCCCAATAAAAATCGCAAGCGACATTGTTAGAAAAGATGAGCTAGGTATGGCTATAAAGAAAGGTAACCCTGAATTTGTCCAAGCGTTAAATGAAAACTTAGCAGCAATGGTTAAAGATGGCACATACGCTGAAATCTACAAAAAATGGTTGGGTTCAGAACCATTGATAAAATAACATTTCAAGGAGGCATCACCGATGGAAGTAGTTGTATTAGGAACTGGAATGATAGGTACAACCGTTGTTAGAGAACTTGTTAAGTATCAGAATATAGAGAAAGTCATTGCAGTGGACGGTTTTAGTGAAAATATTAATAAATGTCTGGCTGTTACAGATAACGCGAAAGCAGTTGGCAAGTTAGCTAATTTGCAAACAGAAGAAGATATTTTTGATGTATTAAAAGATGCTGATGTAGCCATTGCGTGTTTGCCTCATTCGTTAAGTCTACCGGCAATTAAGGCAGCAATTGCTGCTAAATGTAACTTAGTGGATTTAGTTGGTTCTAAGTACGAGGAAAAAATGAAGTTAGACAGTCTTGCTAAAGAAGCTGGAATAATCGTTATACCGGGGTGTGGTGTAGCCCCGGGAATAACGAACTTTTTAGCAGCGCAAGGAATTGAAATGTTAGATGAAGCAGATGAGGCAGTAATGATTTGTGGAGGGATACCGAGACACCCATTACCTCCATTATGGTATCAAGTAGTATTTCGATTGGAAAGTGTGATGGGCCTTTATACTAGACCAGCTAAGGCGGCTGAAAATGGAGAAATTGTCACCTTACCGCCATTATCGGGACTTGAAGCGCTGAGTTTCCCTAGTCCTGTTGGTGAATGTGAAGCGGTGATAACCGATTCACATAGTACTGCATACACCCTCAAGGACAAAGTAAAAAAACTGTATGAGAAAACAGTCCGGTATTCTGGTCATTGGCACAAAATGTCTGTACTTGCTGAACTCGGATTTCTTGAAGAAGATTCCATTGAAGTGGATGGGAATTTAATAAGTCCAAAGCGGTTAACTGAGAAAATATTGGAACCAAAATTACGGGGGCAGTCTATTGAAGATATTACTGTTTTACGAGTATTAACTAAAGGTAAAAAGAACGGTGTTAGCACAACACACATCTGGGAAATGGTAGATCTTTACGACCATGAACGTAATATAACTTCAATGGCTAAAACAACGGCAATTCCAGCTATGCTATTGGCAAATTGGATTTTAAGCAAGAAAATTACTGAGACAGGAGTTGTTCCCGTAGAAAATATCATTATTGGTGACCGGTTTAACCCGTTCATAGAACAACTAGATAAATATGGTATTGAAATAAAATATCAAGAACAACAAAGTTAAACATACTATCAGTCTACTTTGTTAATACTTTTTTGCATAAAAATTTTATGGAGGGGTTTCATGGATCTTTCAATAGTCATAAAATTTTTCCCAACACTATTAAATGCGACGATTATTACGATTATGCTAGCTGTAGTTTCAGTAGTTTTCGCATTAATATTGGGCTTCTTTTCGGCGCTAGCAAGAATTTCAAAAATAAAAATATTAAAAGCAATGGCATCCATATATATATCAGCTTTCCGCGGCACCCCTCTTCTAGTCCAAATCTTTGTGATTTACTATGGTTTGCCGCAGATAGATATTGCAATTGATCCTATACCATCAGGTATCCTAGCGTTAAGTCTAAATGCAGGTTCCTATTTGTCTGAATCTTTTCGTGCGGCCATTTTAGCAGTTGATAAAGGTCAGATGGAAGCGGCAGTTTCTATGGGGATGACTTATGGGCAAGCAATGAGACGAGTCATCCTGCCGCAGAGCATTCGTATAGCTATTCCGACACTATCAAACACATATATAATTTTGATAAAAGATACTTCATTGGTGTCTGTCATTACAGTCACGGAACTACTACAAATGTCTACCTTAATAATTGCCAAAACATTTGAACCTTTAACAATTTATTTGATGGCAGCTGCAATCTATTGGGTTGTTATTACATTCTTCACTGTAGTACTGGATCATTTGGAGAAGAGAACATCAAGACATGTTGCTTAAGAGCTTTGCTTTTATTCGACTCTAGCGAAATCGAATGCCGTTACAGGAGGTAAACCATATGGAAATAGTAAGTGTTAAAAACATAAGGAAGTCTTTTGATGATAATGTTGTACTAAAAGATATTAACCTCACTGTTGATAAAAGCGAAGTAGTAGTAATCATGGGACCTAGTGGCTCCGGCAAATCGACGTTACTACGCTGTATGACATTTTTGGAAGAACCGGACAAGGGAATTGTGAAACTTGGTGAAAACGAGGTTGAAGCAGCAGTAAAACCAAATAAAAAAAGAAAGTCTTCAATAAGGCAATTACGCCAAAATACGGGCTTTGTTTTTCAACAGTTTAATTTGTTTCCCCATAGGACTGCCCTTGAAAACGTGATGGAAGGTCCAATGATAATTAAAGACATGGACCGCAATAAAGCCAAGGAAAAAGCTATGACATTACTAGATAAAGTTGGGTTGGCAGATAAAGTGGATCATTATCCAGCTAAACTCTCAGGAGGTCAACAACAAAGGGTTGCGATAGCCAGAGCCCTTTCTATGGAACCAATGGTAATGCTCTATGATGAGCCAACCTCAGCATTAGATCCAGAACTAGTGCGGGAAGTTCTTTTAGTTATGAAACAACTGGCTAAGGAAGGTATGACCATGATTGTTGTAACGCATGAAATGGGATTTGCAAAAGATGTAGCTGACCGGGTGATTTTTATGGATGAAGGCGTAATAGTGGAGGAAGGAAGTTCAGATCAGATGTTCAATAATCCTAAAGAGGAAAGAACTAAGCGATTTCTGAGAGATGTAAGTGAAGGATAAGAGAAGCTGCTATTGCATATTTAGCAGGTACTGATTTGCGCTATAAAAGCGACACCCCTTGATACACCTAAGGGGTGTCGTTTATGCCCGGTTTATTTGTAATAATACTGGGAATCCTTTTTGTTTAGCTTGACCCGATTTAATACAACTCCAAGTACGGTTGCACCCGCTTGGGAAAAACGTGCCTTTACTTCTTTCGCAGAATCTATTCGGGTAGAGCGAGCATCTAATACAATAATCACGCCGTCTGCTTGTTTAGAAAGGACCAAAGCATCTGAAACTGCTAAAACAGGCGGGGAATCGATTAAAGTGTAATCGAATGTTTCCGTTGCCTCTGCCCAGAATTGTTTGGCAGTATTTGACGAAATTAGTTCAGAAGGGTTCGGGGGAATGGGCCCGCTGGTTAACACCCATAGCCCGTCTGTCACATTATGTGCCAGCTCTGGAATGCTTTTATTCTGCGATAGAATGTTGGTCAGGCCCGATGAATTATTAAGGTTGAAGAGTTTATGTAGGGAAGGTTTTCTTAAATCACAGTCAACTAGTAATACTTTTTTGTCAGTCTGGGCTAAGATAAATGACAGATTTGCAGCAATTGTTGACTTGCCAACTCTGGGGTGTCCACTGGTGAAAAGCAAACAGCGACAAGGATGGTCCGCGCCGACAAAACTAAGATTGGTCCTTAAAGTCCGATAAGCCTCCGCAGTCAGTGAAGATGGATTGTCTTTAGTAACCAAGAGGGTATTATGAGTAGTAGCCATTCTATTATCCTCCTTGTACAAAATAGGGTTATCAATCGATAGAAATAGAATCTCGTTTAATTTGGGGAATCATCCCTAGTGTTGGTAGGACTAGATGATCGGCCACATCGTTGGGTGTCTTGATTTTATAATCAAGATGTTCTAGTAGAAATGCCAAGGGGATAAAAACTAACAACCCAAGGAAAAATGCGATGACGATGTTTAATATTTTTCTAGGTCTGATCGGCTCTAGCGGTAAAGATGCGGGTGATACTACAAGAATGCTGGCCTGGCCGAAATCCATCGATCCCGAAATCCGATTTTCAGCAATTTTCTCTGCAAGTAGGTCCATTGTCTGTTGTAGGCGACTAACTTCATTCATAAGGTTCGTTTTTTGCACTTGGCCTTCCAAAGATAAAAATGTACCCGCGGTGTTATTGACCTTAGACAATCTACCGAGGGCAGAGTAGAGGTCCGTTTCAATAAGGGCGTATTGGTCTTTTAGGAAAGTTATGGATTGCTCCATTTGTTGTTGGTTAATTTCTGAAACGAATTTTATGTATTCTATGCTGATAGTATCCCCAAGGGTCTTGGCTAAAGTTGGCTTTGTAAATCTGGTTTTTAACAGAATGAGATTAGAATCTTTAATCACAGAAACATCGGTTAATTTCAATAGGGTTTTTAGATCTATATCTTCTAAGCCTATCCCCAAGTTATCTCTGACCCTTTGCATTAGGGCATCGCTAGTTAACAACCTTACGTGAGTTTGCATAGTCATTTCAGGAAGTTGCGACATACTACTAACGACTGCCTCTAAGCCTTGATTATCCACAATGCGGTCTCTAATTGATTGAACAGGGTGGGATACACGGAGTAGTACCCTTGCCTCGTAGACTGGGTTGAAGACATAAATATTAAGAGATACGCTAATAAGTATCGCCAATAAAACGCCAAGTATTATTATCCATTTTCTTTTCACTAATACTTTGAACAATGAACGTAAGTCTATGATTTGAATTTTAACCATTTCATTTTCTGTAGCCATAATCTTTTCAGCCCCTTAAATGATACTACTACGTGCCTTGATTTTCTAACTTACCAAATTCTCGTACTTATTATTAGTTATATTAGGCTGTCCTGCCTTGTATTATTAATTTTGGGTTGTCCTTTAAAATGAGGTGCGCATCTTTTTCCCCTACAAGACATTTCAATCTTCGAATGGCCTTCCGCACGATAGACATTCGTCGTCCCGGGCCGTGCATATCCGATGCCATAACATGAACTAATCGCTTACGCAGAAGAAACTCCGTAACTTTTTTAGTATCCCTGCCAAAGAGCCCCATCAGGCTACCTGCAGTAATTTGAACAAGTACCCCTCTTTTTACCAAATTTATTAGGATAGCAGGGTTTTGGGATATTTCTTGGTTTCGTTCAGGATGGGCCAGTATCGGTGTTACTCCCAGCAGCTGCAAATCAAAAAGAATGGAATTAAGCTGCAAGGGAAGTTGCAGTTTGGGTAGTTCGACCAAGAGGTAGTTCCCGGTATTGTTTACCGTAAGTAACAATCCCATTGAGAATTGCTTTGTTAATTCGGGTACTAGGTAATATTCTGCGCCCGACAGCAGCTGCGCATCTATACCATGCTGCAACAGAGTATGGTTTAAGCTGCTAGTAGCCTCCAAAATCATATTCTTTGAGTTTTCATATATTTCCGGTCTAACATGAGCTATGGCAACAATCTGATTGAAACCAACCGATAAGGCTTGTTTTACTGCAAGTAGTGCCTCATGCTCATGGCAGACACCATCATCTAAGCCCGGCAATACATGGGCGTGAAGGTCAATCAAGGGTAGTACCCCCCTTCTCTGGTATGGTTTGCTCAGTGGCGAGAGCATTTATCCTTTTGTGCAGCCTTCCGAGCCTAAAAATCGAGAGTAGATGTAAAAGATGCCTAGTTTCATAAATCCGAAGGCCGAACCCAATTATGCCAAAAGTTAAGGCTCCCACGCCAACGTCTATGCCTAACCGGGTGGCTAAAAGTAATAGTCCAAAACCTAATTTAGCCGCTAGAAAGGTATCAACCAGGTAGACGACATACCCCATCGCAACCCCAGAAGCTATGGTTGCGCCGATAAAACGAAAGAAAACCCCATCAAATAGTCCGCCCATACGTTGCTGAAAAAATACAGATAGAATAATTGCAGTAGTAAATAGGGTCAATGTCGTCGTAAGTGCCAGTGCAGAATGTCCCAGCGAGGGAACTAGCAGAATGTTTAAGCTGATTTTAAGACCCAAGGTGGTTACCACAACTAAAAGTGGAGTACGCACGTCTTTCATAGCAAAAAAAGCCCGTGTCAGGGGTATATAAAAGCAAAGCCCTACTATACCGAAAGAGTAGAAAAACAGGGCATCAGCCGTCATCGATGTTGCGCGTGGGTCAAACGCGCCCCTTTCAAATAATAATGTTACAATCGGCTGCCTCAGTACAACCATACCAATGGCCCCGGGGATTGCCATTAACAGGATTGACTTCAATCCTGTTCGCAGCGAAGTAATCATCTCTTTAGACTTAGCTTCTGTTGCTAACCTGCTCAGTGTTGGATAGATGGCAGTTGTTACTGCTGTAATAAAAAGGGACTGGGGTAACTGCATTGTTTTTCTTGCATAGTTTAGTGCTGCTATACTTCCTTCGCTTAACGCCGAGGCAAAACGAAAATCGATTAAAGTATAAAGTTGAGTTATGCCAGATACTATTAGAATAGGTAATATGGCTAGCATAATTTTATATAGAGCCGGGTCTTTGAAGTCAAATGAAATAAAATATTTGAAACCGATACCTTTAAGGGCTACAAGTTGGACTAACAGGAAGAATAGTGAACCAACTACAGTGCCGATAACTAAACCGTAGACGCCTAACCACATTGTACTGAACATGGCGAAAAGGATAATCGTAATGTTCATGATGGCTGGACCTACTGCGGGCGGCCCAAATACATTATTCGCATTTAAAATCCCCCCTAGCAAGCCTGATAAAGTCATAAAAATAATTGAAGGCATAATTAGTGATATGAGAATGGTTGCAATTCCTAAAACTTCTGTGTTGAAACCTGCGCCGAAGAAATTAGCGAGTGTTGCTGCGTTGATTATAGCTACAACGGTACTAGCGGTGGTAATAAGAAAGACTAAATTAATGACCTTGCTTAATAATTTCCAGGAAGCAACACGTTGTCCAAGGGCGACGTATTCGGAATAAACAGGTATGATAACGGTGGACAGAGTCCTTCCTACTGCGCTGTAAAAGATGAAAGGAATGGTAAAGGCAATAAGAAATGCATCGGCAGTCCCGGTAGTGCCAAATCTGTAGGCAATTGCAGTCTCTCTACCAAGGCCTAAGATGCGTGACAGTAATGTAAGAATTAATATTAGAAAAGTATT is part of the Metallumcola ferriviriculae genome and harbors:
- a CDS encoding saccharopine dehydrogenase family protein, yielding MEVVVLGTGMIGTTVVRELVKYQNIEKVIAVDGFSENINKCLAVTDNAKAVGKLANLQTEEDIFDVLKDADVAIACLPHSLSLPAIKAAIAAKCNLVDLVGSKYEEKMKLDSLAKEAGIIVIPGCGVAPGITNFLAAQGIEMLDEADEAVMICGGIPRHPLPPLWYQVVFRLESVMGLYTRPAKAAENGEIVTLPPLSGLEALSFPSPVGECEAVITDSHSTAYTLKDKVKKLYEKTVRYSGHWHKMSVLAELGFLEEDSIEVDGNLISPKRLTEKILEPKLRGQSIEDITVLRVLTKGKKNGVSTTHIWEMVDLYDHERNITSMAKTTAIPAMLLANWILSKKITETGVVPVENIIIGDRFNPFIEQLDKYGIEIKYQEQQS
- a CDS encoding amino acid ABC transporter permease, which produces MDLSIVIKFFPTLLNATIITIMLAVVSVVFALILGFFSALARISKIKILKAMASIYISAFRGTPLLVQIFVIYYGLPQIDIAIDPIPSGILALSLNAGSYLSESFRAAILAVDKGQMEAAVSMGMTYGQAMRRVILPQSIRIAIPTLSNTYIILIKDTSLVSVITVTELLQMSTLIIAKTFEPLTIYLMAAAIYWVVITFFTVVLDHLEKRTSRHVA
- a CDS encoding amino acid ABC transporter ATP-binding protein — protein: MVSVKNIRKSFDDNVVLKDINLTVDKSEVVVIMGPSGSGKSTLLRCMTFLEEPDKGIVKLGENEVEAAVKPNKKRKSSIRQLRQNTGFVFQQFNLFPHRTALENVMEGPMIIKDMDRNKAKEKAMTLLDKVGLADKVDHYPAKLSGGQQQRVAIARALSMEPMVMLYDEPTSALDPELVREVLLVMKQLAKEGMTMIVVTHEMGFAKDVADRVIFMDEGVIVEEGSSDQMFNNPKEERTKRFLRDVSEG
- a CDS encoding CpsD/CapB family tyrosine-protein kinase produces the protein MATTHNTLLVTKDNPSSLTAEAYRTLRTNLSFVGADHPCRCLLFTSGHPRVGKSTIAANLSFILAQTDKKVLLVDCDLRKPSLHKLFNLNNSSGLTNILSQNKSIPELAHNVTDGLWVLTSGPIPPNPSELISSNTAKQFWAEATETFDYTLIDSPPVLAVSDALVLSKQADGVIIVLDARSTRIDSAKEVKARFSQAGATVLGVVLNRVKLNKKDSQYYYK
- a CDS encoding YveK family protein, which codes for MATENEMVKIQIIDLRSLFKVLVKRKWIIILGVLLAILISVSLNIYVFNPVYEARVLLRVSHPVQSIRDRIVDNQGLEAVVSSMSQLPEMTMQTHVRLLTSDALMQRVRDNLGIGLEDIDLKTLLKLTDVSVIKDSNLILLKTRFTKPTLAKTLGDTISIEYIKFVSEINQQQMEQSITFLKDQYALIETDLYSALGRLSKVNNTAGTFLSLEGQVQKTNLMNEVSRLQQTMDLLAEKIAENRISGSMDFGQASILVVSPASLPLEPIRPRKILNIVIAFFLGLLVFIPLAFLLEHLDYKIKTPNDVADHLVLPTLGMIPQIKRDSISID
- a CDS encoding tyrosine-protein phosphatase, coding for MIDLHAHVLPGLDDGVCHEHEALLAVKQALSVGFNQIVAIAHVRPEIYENSKNMILEATSSLNHTLLQHGIDAQLLSGAEYYLVPELTKQFSMGLLLTVNNTGNYLLVELPKLQLPLQLNSILFDLQLLGVTPILAHPERNQEISQNPAILINLVKRGVLVQITAGSLMGLFGRDTKKVTEFLLRKRLVHVMASDMHGPGRRMSIVRKAIRRLKCLVGEKDAHLILKDNPKLIIQGRTA
- the murJ gene encoding murein biosynthesis integral membrane protein MurJ, which translates into the protein MNVSGKMTRNTFLILILTLLSRILGLGRETAIAYRFGTTGTADAFLIAFTIPFIFYSAVGRTLSTVIIPVYSEYVALGQRVASWKLLSKVINLVFLITTASTVVAIINAATLANFFGAGFNTEVLGIATILISLIMPSIIFMTLSGLLGGILNANNVFGPPAVGPAIMNITIILFAMFSTMWLGVYGLVIGTVVGSLFFLLVQLVALKGIGFKYFISFDFKDPALYKIMLAILPILIVSGITQLYTLIDFRFASALSEGSIAALNYARKTMQLPQSLFITAVTTAIYPTLSRLATEAKSKEMITSLRTGLKSILLMAIPGAIGMVVLRQPIVTLLFERGAFDPRATSMTADALFFYSFGIVGLCFYIPLTRAFFAMKDVRTPLLVVVTTLGLKISLNILLVPSLGHSALALTTTLTLFTTAIILSVFFQQRMGGLFDGVFFRFIGATIASGVAMGYVVYLVDTFLAAKLGFGLLLLATRLGIDVGVGALTFGIIGFGLRIYETRHLLHLLSIFRLGRLHKRINALATEQTIPEKGGTTLD